AATACGCTGATGAAGTAACCCTTTCAAAGGCTCTTGAAGGTAGAAGAGAGTTGTAGTGAGTAGGTGACTTATGTTTTTTAAAAGAAAAAATAAATTGCGGGATAAATACGATAGGTTGTTAATCATACAAATGGAAAAGGCCAAAAAGAATTGGTTTCAGCAAAGAGAGTTGCAACGATTAAGTGTTGAGCAAACAGACGAAATGATCTGTCTAACGAAAATAGCAGAGGCGAAGTATTTCTTTTTGTTTAGAGAAGCTAAAAAAAGAAGAATTAGAATAAAAAATTAACTCCTTTCATATCTATGTATTAATTGGACAAACCGAATGATGTGGAGGGGTATGCTTGAATTTAGTAGCTGCCGTAATAGTTATAGGTATTTTAGTATTCATTTTGTTAGGGGTTACGACTAAGGTGAAACCTGTACGTTTTGTAGGCAATATTGCTATTAAGATTGTGATAGGGGCACTTTTTTTATTTTTCCTTAATGCATTTGGGAGTAAGTTTGGCCTTCATGTCCCTATTAATATTGTTACATCGAGTGTTGCAGGGATTCTGGGGATTCCAGGTCTTGCTGCTTTAGCGATTATTCAAACATGGATCCTTGTATAGAAAAGGGGCTGTCTCAAAAGTCCATTTTAATATGAATTTTGCCCAAATTAAAAACCCAAGAATGTTGATATGACAGCATTCTTGGGTTTTGCATTTTACCGATTTAGGCTTAGAAAACTACTTTTCGGACAGCCCCTTTTTTAATGTTTAGGAAATTATAAAATTTTGAACTATGGATAACCCTTTAAAAAATATTGTCCACGGCAAGCCTTCAGCACGTATCGGCTAGCGTATTCCTTC
The Oikeobacillus pervagus DNA segment above includes these coding regions:
- a CDS encoding YaaL family protein, which gives rise to MFFKRKNKLRDKYDRLLIIQMEKAKKNWFQQRELQRLSVEQTDEMICLTKIAEAKYFFLFREAKKRRIRIKN
- a CDS encoding pro-sigmaK processing inhibitor BofA family protein, whose product is MVIGILVFILLGVTTKVKPVRFVGNIAIKIVIGALFLFFLNAFGSKFGLHVPINIVTSSVAGILGIPGLAALAIIQTWILV